The segment ACATGATCACTCTCGACGAAATTCATGATGCTTTCCTGTTTGTGAGTTCGGGCGGGGAGGGCGAGCACTCGGCCTTTTTTTGTCCGGAGAAGGAACATATTTTTTACCAATCGGAGATGAGTGGAGTCGATGAACTGGATGACGAGGATATCGAGGCGGATGATTGTATAGCGATTCCCCATAAGAATGATCTGGATTTGGGGCAGCGGCTGGTCTTTGAGTTCGTAAACAGTTACCTGCCCGCTGATTATGACCGGATTCGGCAGTTTTTCGAAAAACGGGGGGCATACAAACGGTTCAAAGATTTGCTGGAAGACAAAGGACTCTTAGAGCAGTGGTATGATTTCGAGAACCAACGGGAAAGGCAGGCGCTCCGGGAATGGTGTCAGGAGAATGAGATCACTTTTTCCGAGGAGGAAAAACCCGTTCTGCCGGGATGATGGGAGGGACTATGTCCGCTAAACCCTATGGCCTGGAGTTACTACTGGATTTGAAAGATTGCGACCTCCGAGATCTGTCGGCGGAGGAGCTGACGGCATATTTCACCCAACTCTGCGAACTGATCGGGATGAAGAGGCACGGCGAGCCGCTTTTCTGGGAGGACCACAGCGGGGTCCCCCACCTGCATGGTATATCCGCCGTCCAGTTCATCGAGACCAGTAATGTGGTTTGTCACGCCCTCCCCTTGCTCCAGGCGGTCTACATCAACATCTTCTCCTGCCGGGAATTTGACACCGAGGCGGCCAAAGGGTTCAGCACTACCTTCTGGAGGGCGGGGTCCATCACCTTCACCGTGGTTACCCGGACCTGATAGGACGGGATATTAAGGTCAATCTTCCTTAGGCCTTTCCACATAGACCTTCATGAGGACCTTGCCCCAGCCTCCTTTGTCCAGGCCCACGTCGGTACATTGGACGATATTGGTCCTTTTAAATTCAGGGTCGGACTTGGTAATGAGGCGCTCATAGACGGCCGGAAGCACTCCGGCCACAGGCCCCAGGGCGAACATGCACAGGCGCTTGGGGCATTTTTCGGCGATGAGCTGGCCGCCGGCGGTCATGACGAACCGATCGCCCACCTTATGCCCGGCATGGCATCCCTGGGCTTCGATCACCTCGGCGATGACCCGGCACTTGACGAAATCGGGTGTTTCGGTGACCATTTTGACCTTCTCAGGATCGGAACGGAAGATCCCCATCTCTTCATCCGTATATCCCATGTGTTTCTGAAAACGCTTCCAGATCTCTTCAATTTCCACGGCTTACCTCCTGATGACTGGTTATTGTTCCCCTTTTTTTTCTAAATCCATTTTCCGCAAATCCTTGCGCATGATTTTCCCGGTGGCGGTCAGGGGCAATTCGTTTAAGAACACAATCTCCCTGGGATATTCATGGGCCGCCAGCCGGGTCTTGACAAATTGCTGAATGTCTTCCTTTAAGGCGGCATCCGGCACCGTCTCGGGTTTTAAGACAATAAAGGCCTTGACGATTTCCCCCCGCACTGCATCCGGGCTGCCGATCACCCCGGCCATAGCCACGGCCGGATGTTTGATCAGACAGTCCTCGATCTCGGCCGGACCGATCCGGTAGCCGGCGCTGCTGATCAAATCATCCTTCCGGCCCACAAACCAGAAATATCCCTCATCTTTCCGGGCCAGGTCTCCGGTCAGGCACCAGTCCCCCGCAAATTTGTCTTCGGTGGCCTTGGGATTGCCGAAATACCCCAGAAACATGACCGGGTCAGGCCGCTTAATGGCCACTTCCCCCACTTCCCCCGAGGGGACGATCCGGCCCGATGCATCGACGACTTCCACCCGGTGGCCTGGTATGGGCCGTCCCATGGAGCCCCGTTTGTTCTCCATGATTTCAGAACAATTGCCCAGCACCAGGTTGACCTCGGTCTGACCGTAGAATTCGTTAATGGTCAATCCCATGACCTCTTTTCCCCACTGGAGAAGCTCTTCCCCCAGGGTCTCTCCGCCGCAGCCGATGGTCCGCATC is part of the Deltaproteobacteria bacterium genome and harbors:
- a CDS encoding S-adenosylmethionine decarboxylase, with the protein product MSAKPYGLELLLDLKDCDLRDLSAEELTAYFTQLCELIGMKRHGEPLFWEDHSGVPHLHGISAVQFIETSNVVCHALPLLQAVYINIFSCREFDTEAAKGFSTTFWRAGSITFTVVTRT